One window of Novosphingobium sp. 9U genomic DNA carries:
- the rpsL gene encoding 30S ribosomal protein S12, which yields MPTINQLIRKGREPQKAKSKVPAMEQNPQKRGVCTRVYTTTPKKPNSALRKVAKVRLTNQREVITYIPGEGHNLQEHSVVLIRGGRVRDLPGVRYHILRGVLDTQGVKDRKQSRSKYGAKRPK from the coding sequence ATGCCCACTATCAACCAGCTGATCCGCAAGGGTCGCGAGCCGCAGAAGGCCAAGTCGAAGGTCCCTGCGATGGAGCAGAACCCGCAGAAGCGCGGCGTCTGCACCCGCGTCTACACGACGACCCCGAAGAAGCCGAACTCGGCGCTCCGCAAGGTCGCCAAGGTGCGCCTCACCAACCAGCGCGAAGTCATCACCTACATCCCGGGTGAAGGCCACAACCTGCAGGAGCACTCGGTGGTCCTGATCCGCGGCGGCCGCGTACGCGACCTTCCCGGCGTGCGCTACCACATCCTGCGCGGCGTGCTCGACACGCAAGGCGTCAAGGACCGCAAGCAGAGCCGCTCGAAGTACGGCGCCAAGCGTCCGAAGTAA
- the rpsG gene encoding 30S ribosomal protein S7: protein MSRRRRPEKREILPDPKFGDLILSKFMNNLMYDGKKSVAEAIVYGAMETMETRAKADPVQLFHSALTNVAPQIEVRSRRVGGATYQVPVEVRPERAQALAIRWLITAARNRPETTMSARLSGELLDAANNRGNAVKKREDTHRMADANRAFSHYRW from the coding sequence ATGTCACGTCGTCGTCGTCCCGAGAAGCGGGAAATCCTGCCCGATCCCAAGTTCGGGGATCTCATCCTGTCCAAGTTCATGAACAACCTCATGTACGACGGCAAGAAGTCGGTCGCCGAAGCGATCGTCTATGGCGCCATGGAGACCATGGAGACCCGCGCCAAGGCCGATCCGGTGCAGCTGTTCCACTCGGCCCTGACCAACGTCGCGCCGCAGATCGAGGTCCGCAGCCGCCGCGTCGGCGGTGCGACCTACCAGGTGCCGGTCGAGGTTCGCCCCGAGCGCGCCCAGGCCCTTGCCATTCGTTGGCTGATCACCGCGGCGCGCAACCGCCCGGAGACCACCATGTCGGCGCGCCTGTCGGGCGAGCTGCTCGACGCCGCCAACAACCGCGGCAACGCGGTGAAGAAGCGCGAAGACACCCACCGCATGGCCGACGCCAACCGCGCCTTCTCGCACTACCGCTGGTAA
- the fusA gene encoding elongation factor G, whose translation MARSHPLSMYRNIGIMAHIDAGKTTTTERILYYTGKSYKIGEVHDGAATMDWMEQEQERGITITSAATTCFWTSEGQEYRINIIDTPGHVDFTIEVERSLRVLDGAVACFDGVAGVEPQSETVWRQADKYGVPRMCFINKLDRTGANFKYCVQSIIDRLGATPAVLYLPIGMEADLKGLVDLVNNRAIIWKDESLGAEFFYEEIPADMADEAAEYRTKLVELAVEQDDDAMEKYLEGEEPNAATLKALIRKGTLAHAFVPVVCGSAFKNKGVQPLLDAVVDYLPSPLDIPDVQGVKMDSDEKDSRPPEDGAPFSALAFKVMNDPFVGSLTFIRIYSGTLTKGGYLNSVKDKKEKVGRILEMHANDRKDIDEAFAGDIVALAGMKETTTGDTLCAERSPIVLERMEFPEPVIELSVEPKTKADQEKMGVALNRLSAEDPSFRVSTDHESGQTIIKGMGELHLDIIVDRMRREFKVEANVGAPQVAYREYLAKPVDVDYTHKKQSGGTGQFGRVKVKVTPGERGSGITFTDEIKGGNIPKEYIPAIEKGMRETAASGQLVGFPIIDFDINLYDGSYHDVDSSALAFEIAGRGAMREVASKAGIKLLEPIMKVEVVTPEEYLGDVIGDMNSRRGQIQGTDTRGNAQVVEAMVPLANMFGYVNQLRSFTQGRANYSMFFSHYDEVPANVAAEVKEKLA comes from the coding sequence ATGGCACGCAGCCATCCGCTCTCGATGTACCGCAACATCGGCATCATGGCGCACATCGACGCCGGCAAGACGACGACCACCGAGCGCATCCTCTACTACACCGGCAAGTCCTACAAGATCGGCGAAGTCCACGACGGCGCCGCGACCATGGACTGGATGGAGCAGGAGCAGGAGCGCGGGATCACCATCACCTCGGCTGCCACCACCTGCTTCTGGACCTCCGAGGGCCAGGAATACCGCATCAACATCATCGACACCCCCGGCCACGTCGACTTCACCATCGAAGTCGAGCGTTCGCTGCGCGTGCTCGACGGCGCGGTGGCCTGCTTCGACGGCGTGGCTGGCGTTGAGCCGCAGTCCGAGACGGTGTGGCGCCAGGCCGACAAGTACGGCGTGCCGCGCATGTGCTTCATCAACAAGCTTGACCGCACCGGCGCCAACTTCAAGTACTGCGTGCAGTCGATCATCGACCGCCTCGGTGCGACGCCTGCCGTGCTGTATCTCCCCATCGGCATGGAAGCGGACCTCAAGGGCCTGGTCGACCTGGTGAACAACCGCGCGATCATCTGGAAGGACGAGTCGCTGGGCGCCGAGTTCTTCTACGAAGAGATCCCGGCCGACATGGCCGACGAGGCTGCCGAGTACCGCACCAAGCTGGTCGAACTTGCCGTCGAGCAGGACGACGACGCCATGGAGAAGTATCTCGAAGGCGAAGAGCCCAATGCAGCGACGCTGAAGGCGCTGATCCGCAAGGGTACCCTCGCCCATGCGTTCGTGCCCGTGGTCTGCGGCTCGGCGTTCAAGAACAAGGGCGTGCAGCCCCTGCTCGACGCCGTGGTCGACTACCTGCCTTCGCCGCTCGACATCCCTGACGTCCAGGGCGTCAAGATGGACAGCGACGAGAAGGACAGCCGTCCGCCGGAAGACGGCGCGCCGTTCTCGGCCCTCGCCTTCAAGGTCATGAACGATCCGTTCGTCGGCTCGCTCACCTTCATCCGCATCTATTCGGGCACGCTCACCAAGGGCGGCTACCTGAACTCGGTGAAGGACAAGAAGGAGAAGGTCGGCCGCATCCTCGAGATGCACGCCAACGACCGTAAGGACATCGATGAGGCCTTCGCGGGCGACATCGTTGCTCTCGCGGGCATGAAGGAGACCACCACCGGCGACACCCTGTGTGCCGAGCGGTCGCCGATCGTGCTGGAGCGCATGGAGTTCCCCGAGCCCGTCATCGAGCTCTCGGTGGAGCCCAAGACCAAGGCCGACCAGGAGAAGATGGGCGTCGCGCTCAACCGTCTCTCGGCCGAGGATCCCTCCTTCCGCGTCTCGACCGATCACGAATCGGGCCAGACGATCATCAAGGGCATGGGCGAGCTTCACCTCGACATCATCGTCGACCGCATGCGTCGCGAGTTCAAGGTCGAGGCCAACGTGGGTGCGCCGCAGGTGGCCTATCGCGAGTACCTCGCGAAGCCGGTCGACGTCGACTACACCCACAAGAAGCAGTCGGGCGGTACCGGTCAGTTCGGCCGCGTGAAGGTCAAGGTCACGCCGGGCGAGCGCGGTTCGGGCATCACCTTCACCGACGAGATCAAGGGCGGTAACATTCCGAAGGAATATATCCCCGCGATCGAGAAGGGCATGCGCGAGACGGCCGCCTCGGGTCAGCTGGTCGGCTTCCCGATCATCGACTTCGACATCAACCTCTATGACGGTTCGTACCACGACGTCGACTCGTCCGCCCTGGCGTTCGAAATCGCCGGCCGCGGTGCGATGCGCGAAGTGGCGTCGAAGGCAGGCATCAAGCTGCTCGAGCCGATCATGAAGGTCGAAGTCGTCACCCCCGAGGAGTACCTCGGCGACGTCATCGGCGACATGAACAGCCGTCGCGGCCAGATCCAGGGCACCGACACCCGTGGTAACGCACAGGTCGTCGAAGCCATGGTGCCGCTCGCGAACATGTTCGGCTACGTGAACCAGCTGCGCTCGTTCACGCAGGGCCGTGCGAACTACTCGATGTTCTTCTCCCACTACGACGAGGTCCCGGCGAACGTCGCGGCCGAGGTCAAGGAGAAGCTTGCCTAA
- the tuf gene encoding elongation factor Tu gives MAKAKFERNKPHCNIGTIGHVDHGKTTLTAAITKVMAEAFGGEAVDFANIDKAPEERERGITISTAHVEYETEARHYAHVDCPGHADYVKNMITGAAQMDGGILVVNAADGPMPQTREHILLARQVGVPALVVYLNKVDQVDDEELLELVELEVRELLSSYDFPGDDIPIVKGSALAALEGRDDNIGKNSILELMKAVDESIPQPPRPTDKPFLMPVEDVFSISGRGTVVTGRVETGIVKVGEEVEIVGLKDTRKTVVTGVEMFRKLLDQGEAGDNIGALVRGVAREDVERGQVLAKPGSVTPHTEFDAEVYVLSKEEGGRHTPFFANYRPQFYFRTTDVTGEVILPEGTEMVMPGDNVTIAVKLIAPIAMDDGLRFAIREGGRTVGSGVVAKITK, from the coding sequence ATGGCGAAGGCTAAATTCGAGCGGAACAAGCCGCACTGCAACATCGGCACCATCGGTCACGTCGACCATGGCAAGACCACGCTGACCGCCGCGATCACCAAGGTGATGGCCGAGGCGTTCGGTGGTGAAGCGGTTGACTTCGCCAACATCGACAAGGCTCCCGAAGAGCGCGAGCGCGGCATCACCATCTCGACCGCGCACGTCGAGTACGAAACCGAAGCACGTCACTACGCGCACGTCGACTGCCCGGGCCACGCCGACTACGTGAAGAACATGATCACCGGCGCGGCTCAGATGGACGGCGGCATCCTGGTCGTGAACGCTGCTGACGGCCCGATGCCGCAGACCCGCGAGCACATCCTGCTCGCACGTCAGGTCGGCGTGCCGGCGCTGGTCGTGTACCTCAACAAGGTCGACCAGGTCGACGACGAGGAACTGCTTGAGCTCGTCGAGCTCGAAGTTCGCGAGCTGCTCAGCTCGTACGACTTCCCGGGCGACGACATTCCGATCGTCAAGGGCTCGGCCCTGGCTGCTCTGGAAGGTCGTGACGACAATATCGGCAAGAACTCGATCCTCGAGCTGATGAAGGCCGTCGACGAGTCGATCCCGCAGCCGCCCCGCCCGACCGACAAGCCCTTCCTGATGCCCGTCGAGGACGTGTTCTCGATCTCGGGTCGTGGTACGGTCGTGACCGGCCGCGTAGAGACCGGCATCGTCAAGGTTGGCGAGGAAGTCGAGATCGTCGGCCTCAAGGACACCCGCAAGACCGTCGTCACCGGCGTCGAAATGTTCCGCAAGCTGCTCGACCAGGGTGAAGCCGGCGACAACATCGGCGCGCTGGTTCGCGGCGTTGCACGTGAAGACGTCGAGCGTGGCCAGGTTCTGGCCAAGCCCGGTTCGGTCACGCCGCACACCGAGTTCGACGCCGAAGTCTACGTTCTGTCGAAGGAAGAAGGCGGCCGTCACACCCCGTTCTTCGCGAACTACCGTCCGCAGTTCTACTTCCGCACCACCGACGTGACCGGCGAAGTGATCCTCCCCGAGGGCACTGAGATGGTCATGCCTGGCGACAACGTCACGATCGCCGTCAAGCTGATCGCGCCGATCGCCATGGACGACGGCTTGCGCTTCGCTATCCGCGAAGGCGGCCGCACCGTCGGCTCGGGCGTGGTTGCCAAGATCACGAAGTAA
- the rpsJ gene encoding 30S ribosomal protein S10, whose product MEAQNIRIRLKAFDHRVLDQATGEIADTARRTGALIRGPIPLPTKIEKFTVNRGPHVDKKSREQFEVRTYKRLLDIVQPNAATVDALMKLDLAAGVNVEIKLA is encoded by the coding sequence ATGGAAGCTCAGAACATCCGCATCCGCCTCAAGGCGTTCGATCATCGCGTGCTCGATCAGGCGACCGGCGAAATCGCCGATACCGCTCGCCGCACCGGCGCTCTGATCCGTGGCCCCATTCCCCTGCCGACGAAGATCGAGAAGTTCACGGTCAACCGTGGTCCTCACGTCGACAAGAAGTCGCGTGAGCAGTTCGAGGTCCGCACCTACAAGCGCTTGCTCGACATCGTGCAGCCGAACGCTGCCACCGTTGACGCGCTCATGAAGCTCGATCTGGCTGCAGGCGTGAACGTCGAGATCAAACTCGCGTAA
- the rplC gene encoding 50S ribosomal protein L3 yields MRTGVIAKKVGMTRLFQEDGRHVPVTVLALEDNQVISVRTTDTDGYVAVQLGAGEAKQKNVAKPQREHFAKAQVPLKQRVAEFRVADDALLDIGSTIAASHFVPGQLVDVAGHTQGKGFQGAMKRWGFGGMRATHGVSISHRAHGSTGNRQDPGKVFKNKKMAGHMGDRQRTQQNLEIVRVDDERGLLFVKGSVPGSKNAWLTVSDAVKVARHAEAPYPAGLKQAANSNDSAVADTPADNTAAVETTEGQEG; encoded by the coding sequence ATGCGCACTGGCGTGATCGCCAAGAAAGTCGGGATGACCCGACTTTTCCAGGAGGACGGACGGCACGTGCCGGTCACCGTTCTGGCGCTGGAAGACAATCAAGTGATTTCGGTTCGCACCACCGACACCGACGGTTACGTGGCCGTCCAGCTCGGCGCGGGCGAAGCCAAGCAGAAGAACGTCGCCAAGCCGCAGCGCGAGCACTTCGCCAAGGCGCAAGTGCCGCTCAAGCAGCGCGTGGCAGAGTTCCGCGTCGCTGACGACGCCCTCCTCGACATCGGCTCGACGATCGCGGCCTCGCACTTCGTGCCCGGCCAGCTGGTCGACGTTGCCGGCCACACGCAGGGCAAGGGCTTCCAGGGCGCCATGAAGCGCTGGGGCTTCGGCGGTATGCGCGCCACCCACGGCGTTTCCATCTCGCACCGTGCTCACGGTTCGACGGGCAACCGCCAGGATCCGGGCAAGGTTTTCAAGAACAAGAAGATGGCCGGCCACATGGGCGACCGTCAGCGCACCCAGCAGAACCTCGAGATCGTCCGCGTCGACGACGAGCGCGGCCTGCTGTTCGTGAAGGGCTCGGTGCCCGGCTCGAAGAACGCCTGGCTGACCGTCTCGGACGCCGTCAAGGTCGCTCGCCACGCCGAAGCGCCCTACCCCGCCGGCCTGAAGCAGGCCGCCAACAGCAATGACTCGGCCGTAGCCGACACGCCTGCGGACAACACCGCAGCGGTCGAGACGACCGAAGGTCAGGAGGGCTGA
- the rplD gene encoding 50S ribosomal protein L4, which produces MKVQVLNLDGSTGNGDIELSEDVFGLAPRADILHRVVTWQLEKRRGIARATRERSEVARTGKKFGNQKGGGTARHGDRAAPVFIGGGKAHGARRREFNPSLNKKVRALGLKMALSAKAQSGLIVVDTLDVADAKTKTLAGQFANAGWGKKVLVIDGEAVNENFARAAGNLVGVNVLPALGANVYDILKHDTLVLTRAAVEKLEARFAAPAGVAE; this is translated from the coding sequence GTGAAGGTACAGGTCCTCAATCTCGACGGTTCGACCGGCAACGGCGACATCGAGCTCTCGGAAGACGTGTTCGGCCTCGCGCCGCGCGCCGACATCCTCCATCGCGTCGTCACCTGGCAGCTCGAGAAGCGCCGTGGCATCGCCCGCGCCACTCGCGAGCGTTCGGAAGTCGCCCGCACCGGCAAGAAGTTCGGCAACCAGAAGGGCGGCGGTACCGCTCGTCACGGCGACCGCGCTGCTCCGGTGTTCATCGGCGGTGGTAAGGCTCACGGCGCCCGTCGCCGCGAGTTCAACCCCTCGCTGAATAAGAAGGTTCGTGCGCTCGGCCTCAAGATGGCGCTCTCGGCCAAGGCCCAGAGCGGCCTGATCGTGGTCGACACGCTCGACGTGGCGGATGCCAAGACCAAGACCCTCGCCGGTCAGTTCGCTAATGCGGGCTGGGGCAAGAAGGTCCTGGTAATCGATGGCGAAGCGGTGAACGAGAACTTCGCGCGCGCTGCCGGCAACCTCGTCGGCGTGAACGTGCTCCCGGCTCTCGGCGCCAACGTCTACGACATCCTGAAGCATGACACGCTGGTGCTGACCCGCGCCGCTGTCGAGAAGCTGGAGGCGCGTTTCGCTGCCCCCGCGGGAGTGGCTGAATAA
- a CDS encoding 50S ribosomal protein L23 codes for MAKNQQVDVRHYDVILSPHITEKSTMLSEHNAVVFKVADKASKLEIKAAVEALFSVKVTGVNTIVVKGKTKRWRGKEYRRSDVKKAIVTLAEGQSIDITEGVRG; via the coding sequence ATGGCTAAGAACCAGCAAGTGGATGTCCGTCACTACGACGTGATCCTCTCGCCCCACATCACCGAGAAGTCGACGATGCTCTCCGAGCACAACGCCGTCGTCTTCAAGGTGGCGGACAAGGCAAGCAAGCTCGAGATCAAGGCAGCCGTCGAGGCGCTGTTCTCCGTCAAGGTGACCGGCGTCAACACGATCGTCGTCAAGGGCAAGACCAAGCGCTGGCGCGGTAAGGAATACCGTCGCAGCGACGTGAAGAAGGCGATTGTCACGCTGGCCGAAGGCCAGTCGATCGACATCACCGAAGGCGTACGGGGCTGA
- the rplB gene encoding 50S ribosomal protein L2 has translation MALKHYNPTSPARRGLVLVDKSSLHKGKPVKALTEGKHKTGGRNNKGHVTSRGIAGGHKQKYRYIDFKRRKWDAPATVERLEYDPNRTAFIALVKYEDGELAYILAPQRLAVGDQVVAGEKTDVKPGNAMLLSQMPVGTICHNVEMKPGKGGQIARSAGTYVQVVGRDRGMVIVRLNSGEQRYLRGDCMGTVGAVSNPDNANQTLAKAGRKRWMGRRPLTRGVAKNPVDHPHGGGEGRTSGGRHPVTPWGKPTKGARTRNNKQTDKLIIRSRHAKKKR, from the coding sequence ATGGCACTGAAGCATTACAACCCGACGAGCCCCGCCCGCCGCGGCCTGGTTCTCGTCGACAAGTCGAGCCTGCACAAGGGCAAGCCCGTCAAGGCGCTGACCGAAGGCAAGCACAAGACCGGCGGCCGCAACAACAAGGGCCATGTGACCTCGCGCGGCATCGCCGGCGGTCACAAGCAGAAGTACCGCTACATCGACTTCAAGCGTCGTAAGTGGGATGCTCCGGCGACTGTCGAGCGGCTCGAGTACGATCCCAACCGCACGGCGTTCATCGCCCTCGTCAAGTACGAGGACGGCGAGCTCGCCTACATCCTGGCGCCGCAGCGCCTGGCGGTTGGCGACCAGGTCGTCGCCGGCGAGAAGACCGATGTGAAGCCCGGCAACGCGATGCTCCTGTCGCAGATGCCCGTCGGCACGATCTGCCACAACGTCGAGATGAAGCCCGGCAAGGGCGGCCAGATCGCCCGTTCGGCAGGCACCTACGTGCAGGTCGTCGGTCGTGACCGCGGCATGGTCATTGTCCGCCTGAACTCAGGCGAGCAGCGCTACCTGCGCGGCGATTGCATGGGCACGGTGGGCGCGGTGTCGAACCCCGACAACGCCAACCAGACCCTCGCCAAGGCCGGCCGCAAGCGCTGGATGGGCCGTCGTCCGCTCACCCGCGGTGTCGCCAAGAACCCGGTCGACCACCCGCACGGTGGTGGTGAAGGCCGTACCTCGGGTGGTCGTCACCCGGTTACGCCTTGGGGCAAGCCGACCAAGGGTGCCCGCACCCGCAACAACAAGCAGACGGACAAGCTCATCATCCGTTCGCGCCACGCCAAGAAGAAGAGGTAA
- the rpsS gene encoding 30S ribosomal protein S19 gives MARSVWKGPFVDLYLLKKAEVAQDAGTRAGPIKTWSRRSTILPQFVGLTFQVYNGHKFIPVAVNEDMVGHKLGEFAPTRSFPGHAADKKGKR, from the coding sequence ATGGCACGTTCCGTCTGGAAAGGCCCCTTCGTCGACCTGTACCTTCTCAAGAAGGCTGAGGTCGCGCAGGATGCCGGCACCCGCGCTGGTCCGATCAAGACCTGGTCGCGTCGCTCCACCATTCTCCCGCAGTTCGTGGGCCTGACGTTCCAGGTCTACAACGGTCACAAGTTCATCCCCGTCGCGGTGAACGAGGACATGGTCGGTCACAAGCTCGGTGAGTTCGCACCCACCCGCAGCTTCCCCGGCCACGCTGCCGACAAGAAGGGCAAGCGCTGA
- the rplV gene encoding 50S ribosomal protein L22: MSKQAAPRRVGDKEALAVNTTIRGSAQKLNLVAGLIRGRRAEDAMNILAFSKKGMADEARKVLASAIANAENNHNLDVDALVVAEASVGKSIVMKRFHARGRGKSTRILKPFSRLRIVVREVEEA; encoded by the coding sequence ATGAGCAAGCAAGCAGCACCCCGTCGCGTCGGCGACAAGGAAGCTCTGGCCGTCAACACCACGATCCGTGGTTCGGCCCAGAAGCTCAACCTGGTTGCCGGCCTGATCCGCGGCCGCCGCGCCGAGGACGCGATGAACATTCTCGCGTTCTCGAAGAAGGGCATGGCCGACGAGGCTCGCAAGGTTCTCGCCTCGGCGATCGCCAATGCCGAGAACAACCACAACCTGGACGTCGACGCGCTCGTCGTGGCCGAGGCTTCGGTTGGCAAGTCCATCGTCATGAAGCGTTTCCACGCTCGTGGCCGCGGCAAGTCGACCCGGATCCTGAAGCCGTTCTCGCGCCTTCGGATCGTCGTTCGCGAAGTCGAGGAGGCCTGA
- the rpsC gene encoding 30S ribosomal protein S3 — protein MGHKSNPIGLRLQINRTWDSRWFSEGSDYRQLLEEDLKMRKFIVETLPQAAISKVVIERPAKLCRVSIYAARPGVIIGKKGADIEKLRKQLAAMTKSDVKLNIVEIRKPEVDAKLVAQGIADQLIRRVAFRRAMKRAMQSAMRLGAEGVKVMCSGRLGGAEIARVEQYREGRVPLHTLRANIDYADAEALTAYGIIGIKVWVFKGEILGHDPTAQDRLMMEAQTSGVRPAR, from the coding sequence ATGGGTCATAAGTCCAATCCCATCGGTCTGCGCCTGCAGATCAACCGTACCTGGGACAGCCGCTGGTTCTCCGAGGGCAGCGACTACCGTCAGCTGCTTGAGGAAGACCTCAAGATGCGCAAGTTCATCGTCGAGACCCTGCCCCAGGCAGCGATCTCGAAGGTGGTGATCGAGCGTCCGGCCAAGCTGTGCCGCGTGTCGATCTATGCCGCCCGTCCGGGTGTCATCATCGGCAAGAAGGGCGCCGACATCGAGAAGCTGCGCAAGCAGCTCGCCGCGATGACCAAGAGCGACGTGAAGCTGAACATCGTCGAGATCCGCAAGCCGGAAGTCGACGCCAAGCTCGTTGCCCAGGGCATTGCCGACCAGCTGATCCGCCGCGTGGCGTTCCGCCGGGCGATGAAGCGCGCGATGCAGTCCGCGATGCGCCTTGGCGCAGAGGGCGTGAAGGTGATGTGCTCGGGCCGTCTCGGCGGCGCCGAAATCGCCCGCGTTGAGCAGTATCGCGAAGGTCGCGTTCCGCTCCACACGTTGCGTGCGAACATCGACTACGCCGATGCCGAAGCGCTGACCGCGTACGGCATCATCGGCATCAAGGTCTGGGTCTTCAAGGGTGAGATCCTGGGTCACGATCCGACGGCGCAGGACCGCCTGATGATGGAGGCTCAGACCTCCGGCGTCCGCCCGGCCCGCTGA
- the rplP gene encoding 50S ribosomal protein L16, translating into MLQPKKTKFRKAFKGRIHGLAKGGTDLNFGSYGLKALEPERITARQIEAARRAITRHIKRQGRLWIRVFPDVPVSKKPAEVRQGKGKGANEYWAARVKPGRILFELDGVAGPLAAEAFSRAAMKLPIKTKVVARLGDTTHLGGE; encoded by the coding sequence ATGCTGCAACCGAAAAAGACCAAGTTCCGGAAGGCCTTCAAGGGCCGCATCCACGGACTCGCCAAGGGTGGCACCGACCTGAACTTCGGCTCGTACGGCCTGAAGGCCCTAGAGCCGGAGCGGATCACCGCACGCCAGATCGAAGCGGCTCGCCGCGCGATCACCCGCCACATCAAGCGTCAGGGACGTCTGTGGATCCGCGTGTTCCCCGACGTGCCGGTTTCCAAGAAGCCCGCCGAAGTCCGCCAGGGTAAGGGCAAGGGCGCCAACGAATACTGGGCCGCTCGCGTCAAGCCGGGCCGGATCCTGTTCGAGCTGGACGGCGTTGCCGGTCCCCTCGCCGCCGAGGCTTTCAGCCGCGCCGCGATGAAGCTGCCGATCAAGACCAAGGTTGTCGCTCGCCTCGGCGACACGACCCACCTGGGAGGCGAATGA
- the rpmC gene encoding 50S ribosomal protein L29, whose translation MAKFEDLSTKTDDQLKDELSDLKREQFNLRFQAATSQLERPARIKEVRRDIARIKTLQTQRSAEAAK comes from the coding sequence ATGGCCAAGTTCGAAGACCTGTCGACCAAGACCGATGATCAGCTCAAGGATGAGCTGTCCGATCTGAAGCGCGAGCAGTTCAACCTGCGTTTCCAGGCCGCCACGAGCCAGCTCGAGCGTCCGGCCCGGATCAAGGAAGTGCGTCGCGACATCGCCCGCATCAAGACGCTGCAGACGCAGCGCTCTGCCGAAGCGGCGAAGTAA
- the rpsQ gene encoding 30S ribosomal protein S17 encodes MPKRILTGTVVSDKTDKTVTVLVERKVKHPLYGKIIRRSKKYHAHDEENAYQTGERVRIEETKPISKTKSWKVLDRLQASKGTAIEANLDVDNAR; translated from the coding sequence ATGCCCAAGCGTATCCTGACGGGGACCGTGGTTTCCGACAAGACCGACAAGACCGTGACCGTGCTCGTCGAGCGTAAGGTGAAGCACCCGCTCTACGGGAAGATCATCCGCCGTTCGAAGAAGTACCACGCCCACGACGAAGAGAACGCCTACCAGACCGGCGAGCGCGTTCGCATCGAAGAGACCAAGCCGATCTCCAAGACCAAGTCTTGGAAGGTGCTCGATCGCCTGCAGGCGAGCAAGGGCACCGCGATCGAGGCGAACCTCGACGTGGACAACGCCCGCTAA
- the rplN gene encoding 50S ribosomal protein L14 produces MIQMQSNLDVADNSGAKRVQCIKVLGGSKRRTAGVGDIIVVSIKEAQPRARVKKGDVHRAVIVRTRKDVRRADGSVIRFDSNAAVLINKNEEPIGTRIFGPVVRELRGRGFMKIISLAPEVL; encoded by the coding sequence ATGATCCAGATGCAATCCAATCTCGACGTCGCGGACAACAGCGGCGCTAAGCGCGTCCAGTGCATCAAGGTGCTGGGTGGCTCTAAGCGTCGTACCGCAGGCGTCGGCGACATCATCGTGGTGTCGATCAAGGAGGCGCAGCCCCGCGCTCGCGTCAAGAAGGGCGACGTTCACCGCGCGGTGATCGTGCGCACCCGCAAGGACGTGCGTCGCGCCGACGGGAGCGTGATCCGCTTCGACAGCAATGCTGCCGTGCTGATCAACAAGAACGAGGAGCCGATCGGCACTCGTATCTTCGGCCCCGTGGTCCGCGAGCTGCGCGGCCGTGGCTTCATGAAGATCATCAGCCTCGCGCCGGAGGTGCTGTAA
- the rplX gene encoding 50S ribosomal protein L24, whose amino-acid sequence MAAAKIKKGDSVVVRSGKDKGRTGTVTQVLPKEGKVVVEGINVMTRHRKPSQTNPQGGIDRLPAPMAISKVGLADTDGKPTRVRFETKDGKKVRVAVKSGETIDG is encoded by the coding sequence ATGGCCGCCGCTAAGATCAAGAAGGGCGACAGCGTCGTCGTTCGCTCGGGCAAGGACAAGGGCCGTACCGGCACTGTCACCCAGGTCCTCCCCAAGGAGGGCAAGGTCGTGGTCGAAGGCATCAACGTGATGACCCGCCACCGCAAGCCCAGTCAGACGAACCCGCAAGGTGGCATCGATCGCCTGCCGGCGCCGATGGCAATCAGCAAAGTCGGCCTGGCCGACACGGACGGCAAGCCTACGCGCGTGCGGTTCGAGACCAAGGACGGCAAGAAGGTCCGCGTGGCCGTGAAGTCCGGAGAGACGATCGATGGCTGA